From Punica granatum isolate Tunisia-2019 chromosome 1, ASM765513v2, whole genome shotgun sequence:
TTTTTTGGTGTTGTGATTTAGGTAGCTTTTGTGAATCATTCGATCTCAAAATAAGGTGAAACTTTTTCCCCACGtttctaatattattataaaactccacacaaattttcaaatttttctgaacgGTGAatcttcaaaataaaaaataattaccatTCTTTTTTATGCTCTGATTTtaatagtttttgtgaaccgtCAAATCTAAAAACGAGATGAAAATTTTCCCCATGttcctaacattattataaagctcctcacagattttcaaaattttttggacggtgaatattcaaataaaatatatttacccaTCTTTTCGATGTTTCgaatttgatagtttttgtgaatcaTCCGAGCTCAaaacaatatgaaaattttaccccatgttcctgatgttattataaagctccacacaaattttcaaatttttatggatggtgaatcttcagataaaaaatatttacctctTTTTTTGATGTTGTGATTTAGATAACTTTTGTGAATCGTCCGATTTCAAAACGAGGTGAAATTTTTACCCTAcgttcctgatattattataaagccctgtacaaaatttcaaatttttttgggagtgaatcttcagataaaaaataattaccattcttttcggtactctgattttaatatttttgtgaaccgtccgatctcaaaacgagatgaaactttttccccatgttcctaacattattataaagctcatcactgattttcatatttttctgggcagtgaattttcagataaaatatatttacctaTCTTTCAGTGTTCCGactttgatagtttttgtgaattgCCCAATCCCAAAATAagatgaaacttttaccccatgttcctgatattattataaaactcTACAcatattttcagatttttctgggtgttgaattttcagataaaaaatatttacccatTTTTTCGGTATTCTGATTTtaatagtttttgtgaatcgtTCGATCTCAAAAATAGCTTAAACTTTTAACCCGTattcctgatattattataaagcttcacactaattttcaaatttttctgggaggtgaatcttcaaattaaaaaaaaaaaagaaaattgcctCATATAACACagtttttatcttattttcacttcctaacacgtttttaaaagttgtcacgataTAGCacaaatcaccattttatttccggatctagcacaccgttaaactccgtctaacggtgtttaacggtttttagacggagtttaacggCGTGCTAGATTCGGGAATAAAATGACGATTCGTActagatcgtgacaacttttaaaaacgtattaggaagtgaaaataaggtaaaaattgtGCTATATGAGgctattttcccttttaattataataattaattatctttcTATATTGGGCACGCAGGTTAAGAAGAGGACGAATACACTGCATTTCCTGCAATAATCTCAATGCGTCCACTCACACAAAACCCTCCTTCCTAATTGGGACGAAGGTTTATCATACAATCacatacatctatatatatgcatgcgtACTAGCTATATACAACTTACTCTATGTATGAAATATTAACCACATATTATTAGAACTGATGGGTCAGCCAACGAAATGCCAACTCGCTTACCTCCGGAACAAGGTTTATCATTCAATCtcatacatctatatatgcGCATGCGTACTAGCTATATACAAccacatacatatatgcatgCGTACTAGCTATACAACTTACCTAACTATGGATGAAATATTAACCGCATATTATTAGAACTGATGGGTCAGCCAACGAGATGCCAACTCGCTTACCTCCAAAACAAGGTTTATAATTCACTCACATACATCAATATATGTGCATGCGTACTAGCTATACACcaccacatatatatatgcatgcgtAATAGCTATACAACTTACCAATGTATGAAAAATATCAACCACATATTATTAGAACTGATGGGTTTTCTGATGAggaaattttacaaattaattatatgatcaatattatataattttattatgattAACGGAAAGGCATGTGTATTGCATGTGAATACTATGATCTTTTAATGctttcaaataaattttacCGATATAATCAAAGAGTATAAGCCCATTATATGCATTGAAAAAGGTGTGATAAAGTAAGTAATTATTGAGCACTTGTAAAACTTGTTCATGTAGTCGTGAAAAACACAAATATTTGTTACATCTAGGAAATATACACAGAGGTACATTTATGTATTTATGTGTACTTAATTGATAAGTTCAATGAAACAATTTgttatcaaaaaagaaattaaatatcaGAATGACATAAAAGgctatataataatatacagACCCTAAGAACTACGGTGATTTGGTTCCACATTATTAAGCATCATAAATCTCGTAAATTAAATAACTTTATTATTAAGAGAAATTAAACAACATGCTTCTTTCACAGTAAATGACTCTTCTTTATGACAAACTAAGAAGTAATTGGGAGGAAGCCTTCAACAAATACATCACACTCTTCAGTTTATTTAAGAAGGAATAAAATAGTCCTTGtatataataattagaaaagaGATGGTAGgtgtagattttttttttaaaaagaaatatgcACTACTGCTATGGCTTGGAGACAATATTGTTGAGCAATCACGTACGTTTGTTCAACATGCATCCCATGAATATTATCAGTGCTTCCAAATTCTAGCAAAacaaactcttttttttttaaatgcacaaacaagctcaattttctaaaactccaatttcaaaattatagaACTAAATCTTCTATCgaatatttctaaaattatatttagaaactcggaactttttttttcataagaGTTAGTGTCAAGTGTCATAATATAATGTTATGTGGTGACAttatatcataataataaatataatgcaCAAAATTGCggcttttattattattgttgttgatATTGTCTTTGTTATTACCCggaggaaaaaataataacaaccATTTTTCTTGTACTGGTATCCATAAGTTCAATGGGTTCCAACTAATCAAGTTCGAGTTGGGTCGGCccattaaaagataaaactcttttagagtaaattttctcaattcgtAAGATTCGAACttgagactttatttaaggaGAATAAATACTTGATCATTTGAATAAAACCACATtggtataataataaaaattatcacATTAAAGGTAAAACAGTAGAAATACAAATATAACTCCCTCATTCTCTCACATATCCCACTTTTCTCACATTtgtcttttctcttctttcttttttgcattttttaagttatttattttctccaaGAATGCAATTCATTTGTAAGTCTAACATGGGccaaaatatcaatttttatgCTTACTGAATTTTTAATCTCTTTTTTCAGTAATTTGGTAATCACTTAAAAAAATAGTTGATTTCATGTTAACACCTGTATTATCTTAATAGCGCCTAACAGGCAAAATCTCTAGAAAAATAAACTTGAAGATACTTATaataaacaaagaaaatcaaaaagtaaaaataccGAATTTCAAAAGGTAAACAAATTAAACATGTTTGAGACTCTATATAACTGAGAAAATATCCTCTATTGTTTCAAGTCTTTCCTATTTTCGTCTTCCTTCTTTGTGAAACATTACAAGGCCAACAAGTTAAAGACATTCAAGTGATGTTGTATCACGTGATACGTATGTTGTCatcaataaaaaatcataCGGTAGTGATCATGATGTATGGAACGTATATTCTCTATACACATGGAAATATAACGAAGAACAcacgaaaaataaaaagcacaCTCAACAATACttttaagcaaaaagtaaACGAGTTTTCAAAGAACGTTACGGAAGCCATTCACTGCAAAATAGATTTCTATTACCAGCCTCCATACAAATAGCTCAATGATATGTCACTCCCAAGATTTAACGAACTATCGGGAGATCTTTTAATATGCACTCTAATGAAAAATTTGAGGAACTTATAAATCTTTGGATGAAATTGAAGGAACTTAGAAGTTGGAATAGAGTTTTAAAATCTCAtaataattaaacaaaaaatttcaaagggAGGGAAGAAGGAGAATCTCTGAAATTAGATACCAAAGAacgtaaaaagaaaaattttctaaaaaatgagaaaatggaCATGTATAGTTTGTAAAACATCGTGTCTCTTCAATAAATAGACACATCTCTTCAATATACACTCATATTCgtgatctgaaaaaaaaaacgtattCACCAAACTCTCGATTAGACATGTCTTTAAACGATCAAGGGACATGACGTATAAATTTCACAGGcacattaaattttaaatcatcaatataaaaaataaaaaagaaatacagAAATATCCACATTTTATGAGTAAATAATTTTCATCATATTAATGGAGGATGATCACTTAGAAATAGTACCAACATACataaagatatatacataCCTTAATAATTATGAATTCAACCATAGGATTACATGTAACCAATAGaatatgtaaattttaaaatattaattattcttaGATCAAACAATACTAAAACTCTGTGCTTACATGCGAGTCTAACATTCACAAATTAGGTTATTCTTTCATGGACATAAGCAacaataatttgaaaaaaaaacttaatttcattCACCAATAAATTCACAGACATGATCTTATAGAAGGATAATCACATAATATTTGGTGCATGAAATGTGAGTTAATTTGGATATGAAACAATAAAAAGACTCTGGCCAGAATTTGAGAATGGTACTTATTGAAAGATAATGAGTCACCAAACTATAGtataaaaaggcaaaaaaaaaggggcaaGGGTATTTTATGAAGAAAAGTTGGAGAAATAACGTAGAGAGgtcatacttttatatatagtatttaAAATTCTCAATATCAGATATAGgccatttttgcattttcagATATCACATCACTCTCTTTGTTCCCAATGACTACAAAAGAAATTATCGTCGAAGTTCAATTAGGtttattcataatttatattaacatGTATGGGATTCTCTATCTATTACACCATAGTGAACCGAGTATAGCAATGACAGAAGAATGTTTAAATATGTTGGGGCAACGAATGTTGAAAACGAACATATGATGCATTGAACTTTGAAACTATAAATCtatgtgaaaaaataagaCAAACGTACCCGTGATGAATGATTAACTCGGTTGGGACGAATTAGGGGCAAtgaaatgtaaaaaataagtgaTGAATAGAAAtactcaatatatatatatatatatatatatagagtgaAAGTATGCAAACAAAACTTACGAGCTGAAGAAGTATCAGAAAAAGTCACAATGATATATagaatgaaaatgaataatGAATGGgaagaatctatatatatatagagagagaaagtgcgCGATCAAAATTCACGAACTGAAAATATGCGAgaaaaaatcatgaaaataCATGAGTATTTTTGAAATACTAAAAATTAGTGAAAGTATATGATTAAAACTTACGAGTCAAAaatgtacaaaaaaaaatcacaggaatatatatagtgaaaatGAGTAATGTATGAAaagtcaatatatataaagggaGATAGAAAGTGAAAGTATGCGACCAAAATTCACGAGCCGAAAATATGTTGAAAAAATCacgaaataatatttttaggatattaaaaattgaaaatatgttGAAAAAATCacgaaataatatttttaggatattaaaaattaaaaaaactcatcgtacttttatatataatatatatatagattttccaGGTCCAGACTTGAGCATAAAAAGAGACTGCGGGATGAATTGCTTCACAGTAGCAAGTAGATCGCAAGGTGTGCAAGATTGCAAAGCTATTGTCCGTGAAAAGGCTATAAGTTAGCTGTGCCAGACAACGTCACCCCTGAAGGGTTAGCATCTCGTCTATTGTTACATTGCATAACATTCTGACCGACTAGTACACAGTAGTCAAGTCAGTACGGGGTTTCCAATCCTTCAGCAAACTTAAACTGGCTGTACATTAGCTGTCCACTACTACAAAGCTAGAGGCATACCTGCTCATACCCAGAgtcaaaaaaaggaaaagaaaaaacatggACCCCATGATCAACTCAGAAGGACACAAGACCGGAGGAATGGAACAGATCCAGCTTGATTATATTGTTTTGTTAAGCCCACGTGCCCTTAAGCAGGGTATTGGACGTGGATGCTGAAGCATCCTCTCCGAACGTGCAGATCAGATCACAACAGGATGCATCTGTCTTAAGATCCAAGCCTAGCTCCTCTTCTAAATCGTCGGAAGCTGCTATCAGCAGGAACTCACACCCCTCATAGTTCAACATGTCTGGGGGATCAGCTGGTCCCCACATTAGTTGCCCGAATTGCCCCTGCAGGTGCGCCGGGAACAATGCCTTGCGCTTGTTCTGTATCCCTCTGAACCGCCCACCATCGCCCTCACCCCCATGTAGGTCGGGGTTCCTTATCTGTATGAGGAATGAGCCCTCTCTTTCAATGTTGAGCGATCTCTGTGGCCCATTTTCATTGTCTTCGCCCGGGAACTCGAGCCTGTAAATCAGATGAGTATGAGCCTTCTTGCTGCTCTTGGTCCCAGAAGAGGTGTTGTGTCTCAGGATGCGGTATATACCTTCACCCACTGCTCGTGCAGGGGGGGAGTGCCGATGCCCTCTCGTTGCTGTATCATATTCCTCTGCCAAGttcaagagagagagggattgATGATGTCAAGTCCGTAATTATCAGTTGGTTCAACTGCACATACCAGGCAATATAATCTTATACAGCGCGAAATCATCCACTTACCTCCTCTAAGGGCTGTTTTCGCATCTTCTATGCTGGTGGTAACCATCTCCACGAAGCCCCAGTAAGGACGGCTTCTCTTGGTCGGGTCGGGCAGGCTTTTCCTCCCCATTATTATAAAACGAAACAAGGGCTGCTTCTCAATATTCACCTCCTACggaattggaaaagaaaaaactcaaaaatcaaatcaaattaaaggGGAAAAACGAATAAGAAGACGGACGACGGTCAACTTAATTTGCCTTCATTCTATTCTATACCCCTAAAACTGGTCTTCGTTGTTCGTACTTCAAGTCTGCTCTGCACACGCACTTATAGCCTCTGTTCTTCTTTATTTATCACGAGCATGTCAAACAACTAGAACGGATTGTGTTAGCTGCAATTGCATTATTATAAGCggccatttcttttttttttttttcttttttttttttctgttacaagaGAGGTCTATAGACCTAGTacattgaaatataaatctcAATATAAAGGGGTACGGGTAATTCCACTGAATATCGAACCTGAGACCTCTCTTGATCACCAGGCGAGACAAGCGAGAAGTGCGCCACTGTGCTATTTTCTCTCTTAATATAAGCGACCATTTCATTCAACGTATTTAAATACGTAACTAAAGGctctgcatgcatgcatgcatggagACCGCGGTCGAGATGGGATAATCACCTTATTACCACTTACTACTTTACATGTATAATTATTATGTGTTAATAATTATGAAGCAATTAATTCCAGTAATACTGATAATAACCTCACCTGGGTACCCTTACCGCTAGCTTCATGATCACGGCCACCGGCAGAAGGTGATGACCTGCTGGATGCCTCtctgtcattttttattttggagcCTCCTGATGACTCCTTGCCAGAGAGAGCTCGGGCTTGCTTCTCCTCCACAGGTCTCTCTCTGGATTCAGGCCTCAGAACTATGTACAGCCTCTGCACGTCCTCCGCCCCGTGGGCTTCTTCTTTCCCGACTTTTGGCCGGTAGAAGAAGAATATCTCTCCCCTTTCTTgacaaattacacaaaataaGCAACACCACATCGCGTGCGAGAGAAATtaacatgcatacatatagtAAGCGACCGACATTTTGATTTATTGTAATATAATCGATCAGATTAATTACTCATGCATGCATAAGCATGTGACCCCGCAGCATGCCTATAAATTCTGTAGCGTATTTAGTCAATTTCTTCTTAATTAGAagagctagctagctagcgcATGCACCTGAATCTCCACTTGGGAGTCACTTCTAGTCTTCACCTCTTCTCCCTGACccatgtatatttttatttctttgggGGCGGGTTGCGCAGCCAGCCGGGATGATGCGGATGGGTGAGTGAGCGAGTAGTAAGCTCCAGGGCAACCAACCCCAACCTAATCTGTTTTCCCCTTCATATCGATCGAGAATGAACGAGCGAACGAGCGAACGAACTAGATCGGAAGATGAGACAAAATCTCATCTCACCTGCATGCTGGCTGCTAGCTTTAGCTCCCCACTGGAAATGCACGTTGTTCGTTTCTCAGTATGCCACGCGCATCTTAACTCACAGCAATGAGCCACGTACATCGAGCTTCCTGGGTTATTCCATCCATCCACAACCACCTTGCAGTTGCTGTTCTTCTTTTTGaccattttccatttttctaaggtgacatttttcttttgaatatGTCGTAAATTATCTATATCTTTTATTCTTTTGTGTTAGAAAAGGGAGAAAGAAGGAAGTTAGTGTAACTTTTCTTCCCTTTTACCTTTATAATAATAGAGATTAGAGTCCTGCTCGCGCTACACGCaatattatgtaaattttattttgtaatattttcaaatatatctaataaaatgtAATAATCTCACGCTGACGTTGACGTGGCTCATTACGTGTcaggagaagaagatgattgTTATATGTTTTTAGTGGAACGTTATATGATGGTGCAAactcttttgaagttgtaacttaatagtacaaaatattttacagaaGTTATATAATGGTGCATAATGTTTTTTTAAGTAACTTAAGGGTTCACGGTGAGATCAAATTAGAATTGGGCCTCCTTCGATGTTTCACAGAACATGCTTAGTGGGGCTTTCCCGGATGGGGTTTGTATTGGAAATGGTCTCATAAGCCTCAGCCTCCACACCAACCTCTTCAATGGTTCACTGCCCGACGCCATCAGACGATACCGGAGCCCCGAGATTTTCCAAGTTCAGAACAATGAGTTCCGTGGCAACTTTCCCAGTGGGCTCTGGTCCTTGCCCAAGATCAAAATCATCCGAGCCAAAAGCAACCAGTTCTTGGGGGAGATACCCGACTTGGTATCTATGGCTCTCAGTTGGAACAGGTTCAGATTGATAACAACGGCTTCACCATCATGAATTCGAAGTATTGAATGTttagaatttgaaaattcagcttggagaagacgaagaagaagaatcgaAGAAGAGGAGATCTTGAATCGCTGGAGCTATCTCTCAATCTTCATCTCCGCTATTGATTTTTGTTGGGTCTTCTTGTTTCTTACTTTGAgtaaagagagagatgagagacaAAGAGCGGGGAGAGAGGGGAAAGagagacgagagagagagagagagaggggggggagGAAATATTAGTCTACTGTTTCGGCTACGTCAGAAAGGTGCTGACACGTAGTGAGCTACGTCAGCTTCGCCTTGATGGCGTCAATCGTGAGATGACGGtatgtactatactgaaacaactttgaaaaatTGTATACCattaagtagcaaaaaaaaaactatttgtaccatattgtaatattttttaaatttttttgaccACTAGTATAATTTaccattaaaattaattactcATTTATTGATTATTTCTTTGCAACCTAATAATGGccattaattttctaattttactTTTCGAGGGTAATTGTGGGAGAAGTAAAGTTAGACAATATAGTAATAATAGATAATgcttatatgaaaaataatatacaatATTTGCATGGGTTTTAATATTCAAACTAAAATTACTTTATGTTTCGGGTCGCAGGTCACATTCTAGTACTATtataaagagagaagaaagtgaTTGGTGTACTTTTTTTCTCCCTCCAAAatgccttttttttataataattataaaataatttatgttgcgtttggtttgttagtaacattttaaaatcagattttgattttgaaaaagagtggtataaatggttatgtatggggtccatcttttgattttgtatgagttatatgattttaattttgaaaaaaaagcgGTATAAATGAGatccaccatttgactttgtataagttattttgttttgttgcggataaaattaaattaaagtaaaattttaaaatctcactTCGAATCCAAATGGAGCATTACTTTCATGGTATTAGACCTAAAGCCTCCTTTAtacctaaaaaaattaacatccATTAGGGGATCTGTAATTagtaatctatatctatctatatgtTAAGTAATCAGTGTGCTGTCACTAGAACCTCACGTTCCTACAATGAGAAGCTTCCATGTAATCAATCTCAGCAAATCATTAGTTCATGGTTTATCGACTCTTTCACGTTTTCTGGATTAAACATATACataaatacatatacattaactaaaatgattttattgtGGAATTTATTTAGTTGCAATTCCCGCTACTGCCCCCGGGGAGTGTTAAAGAGTTTCCACATTAGCTaccattaattttcataaattcatttaaaaagtataaactaaaaaatgttaaatgcAAATGTTCGTGAGAGATCTCTGTTCGTTTTACGAGATTCTTTCATATAAACGTTACactcatttatttt
This genomic window contains:
- the LOC116195579 gene encoding uncharacterized protein LOC116195579 isoform X1, with translation MWCCLFCVICQERGEIFFFYRPKVGKEEAHGAEDVQRLYIVLRPESRERPVEEKQARALSGKESSGGSKIKNDREASSRSSPSAGGRDHEASGKGTQEVNIEKQPLFRFIIMGRKSLPDPTKRSRPYWGFVEMVTTSIEDAKTALRGEEYDTATRGHRHSPPARAVGEGIYRILRHNTSSGTKSSKKAHTHLIYRLEFPGEDNENGPQRSLNIEREGSFLIQIRNPDLHGGEGDGGRFRGIQNKRKALFPAHLQGQFGQLMWGPADPPDMLNYEGCEFLLIAASDDLEEELGLDLKTDASCCDLICTFGEDASASTSNTLLKGTWA
- the LOC116195579 gene encoding uncharacterized protein LOC116195579 isoform X3 encodes the protein MGRKSLPDPTKRSRPYWGFVEMVTTSIEDAKTALRGEEYDTATRGHRHSPPARAVGEGIYRILRHNTSSGTKSSKKAHTHLIYRLEFPGEDNENGPQRSLNIEREGSFLIQIRNPDLHGGEGDGGRFRGIQNKRKALFPAHLQGQFGQLMWGPADPPDMLNYEGCEFLLIAASDDLEEELGLDLKTDASCCDLICTFGEDASASTSNTLLKGTWA
- the LOC116195579 gene encoding uncharacterized protein LOC116195579 isoform X2, with protein sequence MTERHPAGHHLLPVAVIMKLAEVNIEKQPLFRFIIMGRKSLPDPTKRSRPYWGFVEMVTTSIEDAKTALRGEEYDTATRGHRHSPPARAVGEGIYRILRHNTSSGTKSSKKAHTHLIYRLEFPGEDNENGPQRSLNIEREGSFLIQIRNPDLHGGEGDGGRFRGIQNKRKALFPAHLQGQFGQLMWGPADPPDMLNYEGCEFLLIAASDDLEEELGLDLKTDASCCDLICTFGEDASASTSNTLLKGTWA